The Psychrobacter arenosus region TTAAGCCCACAAAATAATGCCTTTAATAATTCTGTGGTGCCCGCTATGTCTACAGCGGCAACTTATACAGTACAGCGTAATGACAGTCTTTGGCTAATCGCTAATGAATTAGCGCAGCAGAACAATCTAGAAGTCAGTGCCGTCATGCAGCAAATCAAGGCCTTAAACCCTAATGCTTTTATTAATAACGATATCAATCAATTAAAGGCTCAAGCACAGCTTAGTTTGCCTAATTATGATGTCATCCCTTCGCAGCAAGGTTTAAAAGCAGCTATTGAAGCCCGTAGTACGCGCGCAAACAGAAAAAACCGTGCCGTAAATAATACACCCGTATCACCTACTGCTGCTCCTACGGTGGTTGCTAATGCTTCTCGCACTGCTCCTGCAGCAGCCAAAACCAATGTAAGTAAAAAGTTACCCCAAGCTACTATGACAGTATTGGCCCCTGGTAAGGATGGCAAAGCAGATGGCACACAGACCCAAGCTTCAGCTGCTACGGGTTCAGGGATTAATAACGATACGCTCAATACACTAAAAACCACGCGTCAACAGACCGCATTACAGGCTCAGCGAATCCGTGAAGTAAGTCAGCAGTTGGCTGGCGCGAATGAGAAATTACAGCTGCAAAGTCAAAAGCTTGCTGAACTAGAAGAGCGTTTAAGACAGTTGCGTAATAAATAGCTTTCATTGCGACAATCTTATTACTAGTAATAACTTATCTAGAATAAATCTATTTTTTATTGGCCTATATTGTTAGTATAAAGTCAGATAGGCTTTAAGGTATATAATCTTTAAGGTATATAATAAAGCTTATAGGGTTTGTAGCGGCGGCATACGATAACCGTTATTGACCACCAAAAATAATTACATATTGTCAGACATTCTATGGACGTCCGGTGTGGGAGCCAACATGAACAACCTTATTTATATAGTGATCGGCTTGGCTATTGTGCTTATTCTAGCCTTCGTATTATTACGCAGCAAGAATACGACTCCGCCAGCGCGCAAGCCTGCTGCGGTTACGCCTCCAAGACCAACGCATGACCGAGCCAGTCCAGCTGCACCGGCCGCCGCTGCTGCGCCAAACTATCAAGACCGCTTGACCACTGCTCAACGCTTTATCGATCAACAGCGTTATGATGACGCTATCAATGAGTTAAAGCAGGGGCTAGTCAGTCATCCTCATAATAAAGACCTTACGCTTAAACTGTTAAACATCTATGCACTAACGAATCGTAATGAACCGTTTAGCGATTTATATCAATCGATTCAAATGCATGGTGATGCGGCAACTTTATCAGCAGCTAATAATATCAAGTCCCTATTAGATGAGGAACAAGCTTCAAGTCGACCTGCTATTATTGATGACTCTGCGTCTAATGGCATTGAGGAGGGTTTAGACTTTAATTTCTCAGAAGTTAATGCCGTTGAGAATGCCCCTGTTGCTGTGCAAGACAGTGTTAACACCGAAGAACTTTTAGAGCTGGATGCTGCTGAGCCCGAAGACGAGCCTTTATCTTTTGACGATCTCGAAAGCCAACTATTAGCGGATGATGGGCAAATTACTCAACCAGAACCAAAGGTTGCAAGTACTCCTGTCACTTCTCTGGCTATGGAAGAAGGGCTAGACTTTGACTTTGGTGAAGCAGAAACTGCTACAGACAGCTTATCTTTAGAGACCGCTGAGCCTGCGCAACCTGTGGAAGATAGTGGCTTTAATTTAGATGACAGTGACTTTAGTTTAGCTGTAGATGAGCCGCAAAGTACAGAAACACAGACTGAAGCAACCACTACTCCAGCTGACGATAATGTGTTTAGTTTAGAAGAAGACTTTGACTTCTCTGACAGCACAAATACAGACAGCAATGCTGCTTCAAACGATACTGAAGCATCAGTACCTAAAGACTTCTTAGAGCTGGATGATTTAGTAGCAGAAGACACATCAGAAACACTAAATACAGAGTTAGCTGATGCTGCCGCCGCTACACAAACGATCGAGCTTGATGCAGGTGATTTAGAGTTTAATGAGCTAAGCTTTGCAGATATTGAAAATAACGAATTAGGCAACAATGACGAGTTTTCTTTCGCTATCGATGAGACTGAAACTGCACCAACAGAAACGACTGCCCCCGTTACTGTAGATGCTACCTCCACTTCAGAGCTGAATAACGAAAGTTTTGCTACAGATAGCTTAGATATAGAAAGCTCTGATATAGAAGGCTTTGCGCTAGAGGAGTCAGCGCCTACTGAAACCCTAGCTACCGTTACAGACGCAGAACCAGAGGTTTTAGAGACCACAGAAGCGACACAGTCTATCGATATGCCAGTCAGTGTTAGCGATGAGAGTCAGTTCGCCGCCGATTTTGACTACGTGAATGAGTTAGACAGCGTGCAAGTCACTATTGATTTAGCAGCGCAGTATCTAGAGCTAGGCGAGTATGAAAGTGCTAAACGTCTACTGAAAGAAGTTGCCAACCAAGGGACTACTGAGCAGCAAGCGCAAATAGAGTCTTTATTGGCGAAAGCGGCTTAAGGATATTATCCGCTACGACTTGCTAGGGATAAAGTTGGTCTAAAACCTTATTTAAACAACTAGCAATTATCATCTAATAGCGCACAAAGCCTAGGTTTTGTGCGTTTTTTAATGTTCGTAATAAAACTATTATTAAGTGAAAGAGAGGCATTAAGTTATGCGGTAGAGAGTTAAGCACTCGAGCCTTTATTCTTGGTAAAATAGTGTTATTATTCCTATTCTCTACCACCTTTTATCCCTCTTGAGCTAAGATTTATCATGCCCTCTTCAAAATCAGCCAGCCATACCTTATCTGCAACTACCGATATCAATAGCCGCACTCAGCTTATTTATGCTGGTGGCACCTTTGGGTGTTATGGTAGGCCGCTATCGCCTATTGCAGAAAGCGAGTTTTTACCCATCGTAGAGCGGCTATTAGCGGAGCAGTTTCTACCGCAAACCTCTTGGCTGCCTAACACTCTAATTAAAGACAGCAGCCAGTTGACGCCTAGCGATTTTGTGCATTTTTATCAGCTGATTCTGACGGCGTACGCTAGCGGGCAACGCAGCTTCGTCCTAATTACTGGGACGGATAGTTTAAGCTATTTAAGCACCTTTTTAGCAGAAGCTTTTGTTGGCAGTGATATCTGTATCGTGGTCACGGGCAGTATGCGCCCACTCTTTGATCCAAATCATTTGGAAGGTTATGTGGTTGATAGCCAGTCGGATGCTTGGGGCAACTTAACGGACTCTATTAAATTAGCCGCTCATGGCGAGCCTGGCGTGCGTGTTTGTTTTGCAGGAGAGAGTTGGCAAGCACAGACTGTACAGAAGATTCACAGTCATGATTTTATGGCCTTTACTGGCCATCGCCGCGCCGCCTATCCCGCTAATAGCTATAGCAAAATTCTACCGGATACCCGTAGACAGCATTGGTTAGATGACCAGATGGGCGTGAACGCGCA contains the following coding sequences:
- a CDS encoding FimV/HubP family polar landmark protein; translation: MNNLIYIVIGLAIVLILAFVLLRSKNTTPPARKPAAVTPPRPTHDRASPAAPAAAAAPNYQDRLTTAQRFIDQQRYDDAINELKQGLVSHPHNKDLTLKLLNIYALTNRNEPFSDLYQSIQMHGDAATLSAANNIKSLLDEEQASSRPAIIDDSASNGIEEGLDFNFSEVNAVENAPVAVQDSVNTEELLELDAAEPEDEPLSFDDLESQLLADDGQITQPEPKVASTPVTSLAMEEGLDFDFGEAETATDSLSLETAEPAQPVEDSGFNLDDSDFSLAVDEPQSTETQTEATTTPADDNVFSLEEDFDFSDSTNTDSNAASNDTEASVPKDFLELDDLVAEDTSETLNTELADAAAATQTIELDAGDLEFNELSFADIENNELGNNDEFSFAIDETETAPTETTAPVTVDATSTSELNNESFATDSLDIESSDIEGFALEESAPTETLATVTDAEPEVLETTEATQSIDMPVSVSDESQFAADFDYVNELDSVQVTIDLAAQYLELGEYESAKRLLKEVANQGTTEQQAQIESLLAKAA
- a CDS encoding asparaginase — protein: MPSSKSASHTLSATTDINSRTQLIYAGGTFGCYGRPLSPIAESEFLPIVERLLAEQFLPQTSWLPNTLIKDSSQLTPSDFVHFYQLILTAYASGQRSFVLITGTDSLSYLSTFLAEAFVGSDICIVVTGSMRPLFDPNHLEGYVVDSQSDAWGNLTDSIKLAAHGEPGVRVCFAGESWQAQTVQKIHSHDFMAFTGHRRAAYPANSYSKILPDTRRQHWLDDQMGVNAQIIERSTQAAVYPLYCMPNDSAVLELQLRSLIDRPASGIILIGFGAGNATYSPAIAELLDQAYQRGHLVVSASQCAFGGVGETYAAGSWQYEHHVISGGRLTLPAIFARLLWLHLRFDTPARRRQRWTHCVNQATLVRS